The segment CGCGAGCGCGTCCTCGTCGAACAGAACGAAACGTCGATCGGTGACACTTGCGGGGGTGAATCGCACCGCCGCGGTGGCCAGCCGCGCCGCGTCGTCCATCGGCCACCGATACACGCCGGTGGAGATGGCCGGGAAGGCGATACTGCCCGCACCGAGTTCGTCGGCGAGGCGGAGGGCAGACGTATAGCAGGACAGTAGCTGGCCGGACCGGTCCTCCGTCGGGGAGTGGACTGGGCCCACGGTGTGGATCACCCATCGGGCGTTGAGGTCACCCGCGGTCGTGACCGCCGCCTCTCCGGTCGGAAGTCCGGCCTGGAACCGCCGGTTCCGCAGGTCGCGGCACTCCGCCAGGATCCTGGGTCCCCCGGCCCGGTGGATCGCGCCGTCCACCCCTCCGCCACCCAGCAGCGTGGAGTTGGCGGCGTTCACGATTACGTCGGCGTACTGCCGGGTGATATCGCCGTGGTGCAGGGTGACGTTCATGGGCGCCAGTGTGCCAGAGCCTCCGCCACCGGGCGCGGTTCACCGCGACCACCCGGGCTGGCCCTCTATCGTGGGACGTCCTGTCCCATCGCTACTCCGGGAGGCGCTCATGGCCGTTCCGCCCTCACCGTACGACTTCCTGCCCAGCGTGGCCTCGTTCACCGTGTCCAGCGACTCCGTCGTCACTGGCCAGATCTTGCCCAATGCCCAGGTCAGCGGCATCATGGGCGCGGGGGGTGAGGACGTCTCCCCGCACCTGGCCTGGAGTGGGTTCCCCGAGGCGACCCGCGGTTTCGCCGTGACGTGTTTCGACCCGGACGCACCGACGGCCAGCGGCTTCTGGCACTGGGCGGTCTGCGACATCCCCATCGACACGACCGAGCTTCCGGCGGGTGCCGGCAGTGGAGAGCCGAACAGTGGGCTTCCCGCCGCCGCCATCACGCTGCGCAACGACGCGGGGAGCAAGCGGTTCATCGGCGCCGCGCCGCCGCCCGGGCACGGGCCCCATCGCTACATGTTCGTGGTGCACGCGTTGGACGTCGAGTCACTGGGTATCGACGACAGCGCGACGCCGGCCTTCCTGGGCTTCAACCTGTTCTTCCGCTCGATCGGCCGCGCACTGATCACCCCGATCTACGAACAGCTCTAACCTTTGCGTATCCTGGCGTGCCCGTGCCCTCACGCCGTGTCGGTACGGGCACGCTCTGCCGTTCCACCGGGGAGAGACCAATGAGTGTTGACCAGGACGCGCCCGCCGCCAGCACCACCATCATCTTCGACTACGGAGAGGTCCTCTCCCGACCGCAGTCCTCGACGACGAAGCGGCACATGGAGGACATAAGTGGTGTGGGCGCGGCGGATTTCTGGGCGGCCTACTGGTCGCTGCGCCGTCCCTACGACGAGGGACAACCGGCGACGGAGTACTGGCGCGCGGTGGCGGCGGAGGTCGGCACGGAGTGGACGCCGGCGCAACTACAGAGCCTTTGGGCCGCTGATCTCGGGGGTTGGCTGGACCTCGACCCTCGAGGCGTGGAACTGCTGGACACCCTGACCGCGCGCGAGACGCCGCTGGTGCTGCTCTCCAACGCGCCGCGGGACCTCGCGGCGGCGCTCCGGCACAGCCCGGCCCTCAGCGGATTCCACACCCTCTTCTTCAGCGGCGAGCTCGGTCTCGCCAAGCCCGATCCCCTTATCTACGACCACGTGATGAGGGAGCTCGCCATTCCGGCGGAACACGCGCTGTTCGTGGACGACCGGGAGGAGAACATCCTGGCGGCGGACCGCCGGGGTATCCGGACCCACCACTTCACCGGACTCGACGCACTCACCCAGGACCTCGCGACGCGTGGCCTCCTGTGATCCCCACCACCGGCCCGTAGCACACCACGAACCGGCTTCGTGGCGTTGACCGCCCGGAGGAGTGGGCATACCAGTCGAATACCACCAACCCACGGGATCCACGGCTGCGGCGGCCACGTCTAAGCTAGTGGACAGGGCCTGGGAACCGGCAACGAGTGACAGGGGGTGTGCCGTGGCCACGGATCCAGCACACAGACAGTCGCGCTCCGATGCTCTGCGTGCGTCCGACGCCGAACGGGACGCCACGGCGAAGCTCCTCGCCACCGCCCTCTCCGAAGGACGCCTCGGGCTGGAGGAGTACGAGCAACGCCTGACCGAGGCCATGAGCGCGCGCACCCGTGGCGAGCTCGTCCCCCTCACCGCCGACCTTCCGGTCGAGCGGTCCACCACCGAGAGCGCACCCGCGAAGAAGAAGGACGACTCCGGGTGGCGTGAGTACCTCAACGAGTGGCGCACCTGGGCCGGCGGCGCCGTCATCATGGTCGGCATCTGGGGCGTCACCAGCGTTCTCTCCGGCAGCTTCAACTATTTCTGGCCGGCGATACCTCTCGCCATCTGGGGCGTCATCCTCATCGCCGGCCTGTTCTGGCCGGACGAAGAGGGCAAGGACGACGAGGACGAGGAA is part of the Spiractinospora alimapuensis genome and harbors:
- a CDS encoding O-acetyl-ADP-ribose deacetylase; protein product: MNVTLHHGDITRQYADVIVNAANSTLLGGGGVDGAIHRAGGPRILAECRDLRNRRFQAGLPTGEAAVTTAGDLNARWVIHTVGPVHSPTEDRSGQLLSCYTSALRLADELGAGSIAFPAISTGVYRWPMDDAARLATAAVRFTPASVTDRRFVLFDEDALAVFGDALRGTGPDDATIAAGLAAQPVHRWRRLFEVAGDDEPKDLERGDEILALVGALVKDLVFDWRSWIRVTPWVPSGPDLDDAPVADAARLAVAFVQRRRFDDAALRECVRGGALRAIVTRLRRWFEGERGASAR
- a CDS encoding YbhB/YbcL family Raf kinase inhibitor-like protein, which codes for MAVPPSPYDFLPSVASFTVSSDSVVTGQILPNAQVSGIMGAGGEDVSPHLAWSGFPEATRGFAVTCFDPDAPTASGFWHWAVCDIPIDTTELPAGAGSGEPNSGLPAAAITLRNDAGSKRFIGAAPPPGHGPHRYMFVVHALDVESLGIDDSATPAFLGFNLFFRSIGRALITPIYEQL
- a CDS encoding HAD family hydrolase gives rise to the protein MPSRRVGTGTLCRSTGERPMSVDQDAPAASTTIIFDYGEVLSRPQSSTTKRHMEDISGVGAADFWAAYWSLRRPYDEGQPATEYWRAVAAEVGTEWTPAQLQSLWAADLGGWLDLDPRGVELLDTLTARETPLVLLSNAPRDLAAALRHSPALSGFHTLFFSGELGLAKPDPLIYDHVMRELAIPAEHALFVDDREENILAADRRGIRTHHFTGLDALTQDLATRGLL
- a CDS encoding DUF1707 SHOCT-like domain-containing protein, whose product is MATDPAHRQSRSDALRASDAERDATAKLLATALSEGRLGLEEYEQRLTEAMSARTRGELVPLTADLPVERSTTESAPAKKKDDSGWREYLNEWRTWAGGAVIMVGIWGVTSVLSGSFNYFWPAIPLAIWGVILIAGLFWPDEEGKDDEDEEDEDEDDTGDTGDTKKGDGWWG